One segment of Syntrophorhabdaceae bacterium DNA contains the following:
- a CDS encoding NAD(P)-dependent oxidoreductase, with product MRILVTGGSGFIGTNLIENLAQVSASILNIDKSAPRNREHQRYWKKCNILDKPQMASLIGEFQPTHVVHLAAKTGVYETSAEEFIDNTQGTSNLLEVLKPLSRLKRVIFTSTLLVCKMGYIPQHETDYSPSTAYGKSKVEMEKIIRREKELPFEWVIIRPISIWGPWFREPYKNFFEAIECGWYFHIGGGHYKRSLGYVENAIFQIEKLLAAESALVNKKTFYVADETSLDLYDLANEIANQLGREPIRHLPYVLIKLMAWLGDVLLAIGYKRFPMSSFRLKNILTEYVYDLTPTSNITGPAPYNYREGVHRTLKWLKQGA from the coding sequence ATGCGAATTCTGGTAACGGGCGGCTCCGGCTTTATTGGAACAAATCTTATTGAAAACCTTGCACAGGTGAGCGCGTCGATCCTAAATATTGACAAGAGTGCTCCTCGAAACCGAGAGCATCAACGATACTGGAAAAAGTGCAACATTCTCGACAAGCCACAGATGGCCTCACTCATAGGTGAATTTCAGCCTACCCATGTGGTTCATTTGGCAGCAAAAACAGGAGTTTACGAAACTTCAGCCGAGGAATTCATCGACAATACCCAAGGAACCAGCAATCTGCTAGAAGTTTTGAAACCGCTGTCTCGATTAAAGCGCGTGATATTCACGTCAACTTTGCTAGTATGCAAGATGGGTTATATCCCGCAACATGAAACAGATTATAGTCCTTCAACGGCCTATGGGAAAAGTAAAGTTGAGATGGAGAAAATTATTCGGCGAGAAAAGGAATTACCGTTCGAATGGGTTATCATACGCCCAATTTCGATTTGGGGCCCTTGGTTTAGGGAACCTTACAAGAATTTTTTTGAAGCCATCGAGTGTGGGTGGTATTTTCACATCGGTGGCGGCCATTATAAGCGTTCGTTGGGATATGTAGAAAATGCTATTTTCCAGATTGAAAAGCTTTTGGCAGCTGAATCTGCTTTAGTAAATAAGAAGACTTTTTATGTGGCAGATGAAACCTCGTTGGACCTCTATGACCTTGCGAATGAAATAGCCAATCAATTGGGAAGAGAGCCTATCAGGCACCTTCCGTATGTCCTCATCAAGTTGATGGCATGGTTAGGGGATGTATTATTGGCTATCGGTTATAAGCGATTTCCAATGTCGTCCTTCCGTCTTAAAAATATCTTGACAGAATATGTATACGATCTGACACCAACTTCCAATATTACAGGCCCGGCTCCCTACAATTACCGAGAAGGGGTGCATCGGACCTTAAAGTGGTTAAAACAGGGCGCGTGA